In the genome of Massilia sp. PAMC28688, one region contains:
- a CDS encoding MlaD family protein, which yields MENRSHALMTGFFTIALLVATVLAGLWFNRDNTERVPYEIATVQSIPGLNPQATVRYRGLEVGKVDEIIFDQSRAGQILIRLSVDKAAPVTRTTFATLGYQGVTGIAFIQLDDEKVGSALLPSSAQQVARIPLRPGFLDQLEKRGMVILEKAERIATSVENLVSPANQKVILGAFDRVGKAADALEAVPRALEPTLARLPALANQADQTLVSIRDLSNSANQAARNYDQLATTLQAPDGPIARLNTTVDRVGGSLEAVTSELELQTLPHLTSMADEAKTSLRAVRRTADALSNRPQSILFGAPDGAPGPGEPGFVPPTK from the coding sequence ATGGAAAACAGATCGCATGCTTTAATGACGGGCTTTTTCACCATTGCCCTGCTGGTGGCCACCGTCCTGGCGGGCCTCTGGTTCAACCGCGACAATACCGAGCGCGTGCCCTACGAAATCGCCACCGTGCAGTCGATCCCGGGCTTGAATCCCCAGGCCACGGTGCGCTACCGCGGCCTGGAAGTGGGCAAGGTCGACGAGATCATCTTTGACCAGTCGCGCGCCGGCCAGATCCTGATTCGCCTGTCGGTGGACAAGGCGGCCCCGGTCACGCGCACCACCTTCGCCACCCTTGGCTACCAGGGCGTGACGGGCATTGCCTTCATTCAGCTCGATGATGAAAAGGTCGGCTCGGCCCTGCTGCCCAGCAGCGCGCAGCAGGTGGCCCGCATCCCGCTGCGCCCGGGCTTTCTGGACCAGCTGGAAAAGCGCGGCATGGTGATCCTGGAAAAAGCCGAGCGCATTGCCACCAGCGTCGAAAACCTGGTCAGCCCGGCCAACCAGAAGGTGATCCTGGGCGCCTTTGACCGCGTGGGAAAAGCGGCCGACGCGCTGGAAGCGGTGCCGCGCGCGCTGGAGCCAACCCTGGCCCGCCTGCCGGCCCTGGCCAACCAGGCCGACCAGACATTGGTCTCGATCCGCGACCTGTCCAACAGCGCCAACCAGGCTGCCCGCAATTACGACCAGCTGGCCACCACGCTGCAGGCGCCGGACGGGCCGATCGCGCGCCTGAACACGACGGTCGACCGCGTGGGCGGCTCGCTCGAAGCGGTCACCAGCGAACTGGAACTGCAAACCCTGCCGCACCTGACCAGCATGGCCGACGAGGCCAAGACCTCGCTGCGCGCCGTGCGCCGCACCGCCGACGCCCTGAGCAACCGCCCG
- a CDS encoding ABC transporter ATP-binding protein — MKPDEEVGPVVVEIKGLWTKFGKTVVHQDLNLEIFSGEIMTIVGGSGTGKTVLLRQMLGLERPARGCVKVFGEDISEADAEQLQRMRNHWGMLFQQGAMYSALSVFDNIALPLRELRALPEDVIYDAVLLKMHMVGLGIEHANKMPSDLSGGMIKRASLARALALEPQLLFLDEPTAGLDPDLSDAFVALIQSLHRELGLTVVMVTHDLDTLFALTTRVAVLAEKHVIAVGPTRDVLEVDHPFIKQFFLGARGQRALEVLDETEAANDTEKE, encoded by the coding sequence ATGAAACCGGACGAAGAAGTCGGCCCGGTGGTGGTCGAGATCAAGGGCCTGTGGACCAAGTTCGGCAAGACCGTGGTGCACCAGGACCTCAACCTCGAGATTTTCTCGGGCGAGATCATGACCATCGTGGGCGGCTCGGGCACCGGCAAGACCGTGCTGCTGCGTCAGATGCTGGGCCTGGAGCGTCCCGCGCGCGGCTGCGTGAAAGTGTTTGGCGAAGACATCAGCGAGGCCGACGCCGAACAGCTGCAGCGCATGCGCAACCACTGGGGCATGCTGTTCCAGCAGGGCGCCATGTACTCGGCGCTGTCGGTGTTCGACAATATCGCCCTGCCGCTGCGCGAACTGCGCGCCCTGCCGGAAGACGTGATCTACGACGCCGTGCTGCTCAAGATGCACATGGTGGGCCTCGGGATCGAGCACGCCAACAAGATGCCGTCCGACCTGTCGGGCGGCATGATCAAGCGCGCCTCGCTGGCACGCGCCCTGGCCCTGGAGCCGCAGCTGCTGTTCCTGGACGAGCCGACCGCCGGTCTCGACCCGGACCTGTCGGACGCCTTTGTGGCGCTGATCCAGTCGCTGCACCGCGAGCTGGGCCTGACGGTGGTCATGGTCACGCACGACCTCGATACCCTTTTTGCCCTGACCACGCGCGTGGCGGTGCTGGCCGAAAAACACGTGATCGCGGTCGGCCCGACGCGCGATGTACTGGAAGTGGACCATCCCTTCATCAAGCAGTTCTTCCTGGGTGCGCGCGGCCAGCGCGCGCTGGAAGTGCTCGATGAAACGGAAGCGGCGAACGACACGGAGAAAGAATAA
- a CDS encoding ABC transporter permease, producing the protein MPIENAPTLTVNRAQDGAGQAVVIASGIWQVHALAQCGAIKNLTATLASFKGQAVAWDLSQLTSLDHIGAQMFWNSWGKQRPASLKLADRQEELFLRIEEAGKLQVAKPQKNRLTWVMKLGFGVMTFFQHLGGFISLIGTVVQDLWRFVLHPRTGPWREVSANIYHSGFQALGITALVGFLIGVVLSFLAAQQLRAYGGDAFIVDLVGLAVIRELGPLLAAILVAGRSGSSITAQLGVMRVTEELDAMLVMGISHGYRLIMPKVLALAISMPLLVVWTDAVALIGGMAAAKVQLGLSASYFLQSLPDAVPLANYLIGLLKGTTFGVLIALVSCHFGLRIKPNTESLGRGTTTSVVTAITVVILADAVYAIIFSDVGF; encoded by the coding sequence ATGCCGATTGAAAATGCGCCAACATTGACCGTCAACCGCGCCCAAGATGGCGCGGGGCAAGCGGTCGTCATCGCGTCCGGCATCTGGCAAGTCCATGCGCTGGCCCAGTGCGGCGCCATCAAGAACCTCACTGCCACCCTGGCCTCGTTCAAGGGCCAGGCAGTGGCATGGGACCTGAGCCAGCTCACCAGCCTGGACCACATTGGCGCCCAGATGTTCTGGAACAGCTGGGGCAAGCAGCGTCCCGCCTCGCTCAAGCTGGCCGATCGCCAGGAAGAACTGTTCCTGCGCATCGAGGAAGCGGGCAAGCTGCAGGTGGCCAAGCCGCAAAAGAACCGCCTGACCTGGGTCATGAAGCTGGGCTTTGGCGTCATGACCTTTTTCCAGCACCTGGGCGGCTTCATCAGCCTGATCGGCACCGTGGTGCAAGACCTGTGGCGCTTCGTGCTCCATCCGCGCACCGGTCCCTGGCGCGAAGTGTCGGCCAATATCTACCACTCCGGCTTCCAGGCCCTTGGCATCACGGCCCTGGTGGGCTTTCTGATTGGCGTGGTGCTGTCATTCCTGGCGGCCCAGCAGCTGCGCGCCTACGGCGGCGACGCCTTTATTGTCGACCTGGTGGGCCTGGCCGTGATCCGCGAACTGGGCCCCTTGCTGGCCGCTATCCTGGTCGCGGGCCGCTCGGGCTCCTCCATCACTGCCCAGCTGGGCGTGATGCGCGTGACCGAAGAACTCGACGCCATGCTGGTCATGGGCATCTCGCACGGCTACCGCCTGATCATGCCCAAGGTGCTGGCCCTGGCCATTTCCATGCCGCTGCTGGTGGTGTGGACCGATGCCGTGGCCCTGATTGGCGGCATGGCCGCGGCCAAGGTGCAGCTGGGCCTGTCGGCCAGCTACTTCCTGCAAAGCCTGCCCGACGCCGTGCCGCTGGCGAACTACCTGATCGGCCTGCTCAAGGGCACCACCTTCGGCGTCCTGATCGCGCTGGTGTCCTGCCACTTCGGCTTGCGCATCAAGCCCAATACCGAAAGCCTGGGGCGCGGCACCACCACCTCGGTCGTCACCGCCATTACCGTGGTGATCCTGGCCGACGCCGTGTATGCCATCATCTTCAGCGACGTGGGGTTCTGA